The following coding sequences are from one Ammoniphilus sp. CFH 90114 window:
- the spoVG gene encoding septation regulator SpoVG produces the protein MEVTDVRLRRVNTDGRMKAICSITIDNEFVVHDIRVIDGNNGMFVAMPSKRTPDGEFRDIAHPISSTTREKIQAAVLSEYERVGLEEEQEEQMVEGA, from the coding sequence ATGGAAGTGACAGATGTTAGACTCCGCCGCGTGAACACGGATGGGCGTATGAAGGCAATTTGTTCTATTACCATTGATAACGAGTTTGTAGTTCATGATATTCGTGTTATCGATGGTAACAATGGCATGTTTGTAGCGATGCCAAGCAAGCGAACTCCTGATGGAGAATTTAGAGATATTGCTCATCCAATCTCGTCTACAACACGCGAGAAGATTCAGGCAGCTGTATTATCTGAATACGAGCGCGTAGGTCTAGAAGAAGAGCAAGAAGAACAGATGGTAGAAGGAGCTTAA
- the glmU gene encoding bifunctional UDP-N-acetylglucosamine diphosphorylase/glucosamine-1-phosphate N-acetyltransferase GlmU: MHHKYAVVLAAGQGTRMKSKLYKVLHPVCGKPMVQHIVDRLQALAIDEIVVIVGHGADKVKQQLGSNIHYAFQEKQLGTAHAVMMSEGLLKDKQGTTLVVTGDTPLIKKETLQQLMSHHAATQAAATVLTTVLADATGYGRIVRGEQGHVERIVEHKDTNEDERQIKEISTGIFCFNNELLFKALSQVNNDNVQGEYYLPDVIGILKKQGETISAFLTEDAEDGMGVNDRVQLSQAEQIMRRRINEAHMRNGVSIIDPSSTYIEDDVVIGADTVIQPGTFLRGKTLIGEDCLIGPNADLTNTEVESGVTVQYSVISDSMIRREASVGPFAYIRPGSDVGEQVKVGDFVELKNTRLGNFSKVSHLSYLGDAEVGEGVNVGCGTVTVNYDGVNKHKTIIGDRSFIGCNSNLVAPVTIGEGAYVAAGSTVTKDVPEGALAVARERQSNKEGYASKWLRKEK; the protein is encoded by the coding sequence ATGCATCATAAATATGCAGTGGTTTTGGCTGCAGGCCAGGGCACGCGGATGAAATCCAAGCTCTATAAAGTTTTGCACCCCGTTTGTGGGAAGCCTATGGTTCAACATATTGTCGATCGATTACAGGCTCTAGCTATAGATGAGATTGTGGTGATTGTAGGGCATGGAGCCGACAAAGTGAAACAACAACTGGGATCAAATATTCACTATGCCTTCCAAGAAAAACAGCTTGGTACTGCTCATGCTGTGATGATGAGTGAAGGATTATTAAAGGATAAGCAAGGGACAACTCTAGTTGTCACCGGTGACACTCCACTCATAAAGAAAGAGACATTGCAACAACTGATGTCTCATCATGCTGCAACCCAAGCAGCGGCAACCGTGCTGACTACCGTTTTAGCGGACGCTACAGGGTATGGAAGAATTGTACGGGGTGAGCAAGGTCATGTAGAGCGGATTGTAGAACATAAGGATACAAACGAAGATGAAAGACAAATTAAAGAAATCAGTACAGGGATTTTTTGTTTTAACAATGAGCTGCTATTTAAGGCGCTTAGCCAAGTTAATAATGATAACGTGCAAGGGGAGTACTATCTCCCGGATGTTATTGGGATACTAAAAAAACAAGGCGAAACGATTTCGGCTTTCCTTACAGAGGATGCTGAAGATGGAATGGGTGTTAATGACCGAGTTCAATTATCCCAAGCCGAACAAATTATGCGGCGTCGTATTAACGAAGCCCATATGCGTAACGGAGTATCTATTATAGATCCGTCATCTACTTATATCGAAGATGATGTCGTTATTGGAGCAGATACAGTCATTCAGCCTGGAACCTTTCTACGCGGAAAGACCCTAATTGGTGAGGATTGTCTCATTGGACCTAACGCAGATTTAACGAATACAGAAGTAGAGAGCGGTGTGACCGTTCAGTATTCCGTCATATCTGACAGTATGATTCGCAGAGAGGCATCTGTAGGTCCTTTCGCTTATATCCGGCCAGGCTCTGATGTTGGTGAGCAGGTTAAAGTGGGCGATTTCGTTGAACTAAAGAACACTCGTCTTGGTAACTTCTCTAAAGTATCGCATCTCTCTTATTTAGGAGATGCAGAGGTAGGGGAAGGTGTCAATGTAGGATGCGGAACCGTCACAGTAAATTATGATGGTGTCAACAAACACAAGACCATTATCGGAGATCGTTCCTTTATTGGCTGTAATTCTAATTTAGTAGCTCCTGTCACTATTGGAGAAGGGGCATATGTTGCGGCCGGATCCACGGTAACAAAAGATGTTCCAGAGGGAGCGTTAGCTGTCGCCCGGGAGCGTCAATCGAATAAAGAAGGTTATGCAAGTAAGTGGCTGCGTAAGGAAAAATAG
- a CDS encoding ribose-phosphate diphosphokinase, translating to MANYRDPKLKVFTCNANPQLAKEIADHIGIPLGNAEVVRFSDGEIQIKLNESVRGADVFVIQSTSAPVNQNLMELLIMLDALKRASAKSINVVIPYYGYARQDRKARARDPITAKLVANLIETAGAHRVIAMDLHATQIQGFFDIPVDHLLGVPILAKYFLEKELSDIVVVSPDHGGVTRARKLAERLEAPIAIIDKRRPEPNVAEVMNIVGNIDGKTAILIDDMIDTAGTITLAANALVESGAKGVYACCSHPVLSGPAIERIANSKIQELVVTNTIALDEQKLIPKIKVLSIAPIIGEAIIRVHEELSVSKLFD from the coding sequence ATGGCAAATTATCGTGACCCAAAGCTGAAGGTATTTACATGTAATGCAAATCCCCAATTAGCAAAGGAAATCGCTGACCACATTGGTATCCCGCTAGGGAATGCAGAAGTTGTTCGTTTTAGCGATGGTGAAATTCAAATTAAATTAAATGAAAGTGTTCGTGGAGCGGATGTCTTTGTTATTCAATCGACGAGCGCACCTGTTAACCAGAACCTTATGGAATTACTCATTATGTTAGATGCCCTAAAAAGAGCATCAGCGAAAAGTATTAATGTTGTTATTCCTTACTATGGCTATGCAAGACAGGATCGTAAAGCCCGTGCCCGTGATCCTATCACAGCCAAGTTGGTTGCTAATCTAATTGAGACGGCTGGGGCCCATCGCGTGATCGCCATGGACTTGCATGCAACGCAAATTCAAGGGTTCTTCGATATTCCGGTTGACCATTTGCTTGGTGTGCCGATACTTGCCAAATACTTCTTAGAGAAAGAACTATCAGATATCGTTGTTGTATCTCCGGATCATGGTGGTGTGACGAGAGCGAGGAAATTAGCTGAACGCTTAGAAGCACCAATTGCTATTATCGATAAGCGTAGACCAGAACCTAATGTCGCTGAAGTCATGAATATTGTCGGAAATATTGATGGGAAGACAGCCATTCTTATTGATGACATGATTGATACAGCAGGAACCATTACATTGGCAGCTAATGCTTTAGTAGAGAGCGGAGCGAAGGGTGTTTATGCTTGCTGTTCTCACCCCGTTCTTTCTGGCCCGGCTATTGAGCGAATTGCGAACTCGAAAATTCAAGAATTGGTTGTAACGAATACCATCGCACTTGATGAACAGAAGCTAATTCCTAAGATCAAAGTGTTATCCATCGCTCCAATCATTGGAGAAGCCATCATCCGCGTCCATGAGGAACTATCTGTAAGTAAACTTTTTGATTAG
- a CDS encoding anti-sigma-F factor Fin produces MSIKYVCPHCKSTHGTIESDHVTEMQLGWHFLTPEERQHIISYNNGDMVVNVTCEYCSEAVERNPELAYPLQ; encoded by the coding sequence ATGTCTATAAAATATGTATGTCCACATTGCAAATCCACCCATGGGACAATTGAGTCTGATCATGTCACAGAGATGCAGTTAGGCTGGCATTTCTTGACCCCTGAAGAACGACAACATATAATTAGCTATAATAATGGTGATATGGTTGTGAACGTAACTTGTGAATATTGCAGTGAAGCTGTTGAACGGAACCCCGAGTTGGCTTATCCTCTGCAATAA
- a CDS encoding 50S ribosomal protein L25, whose product MSSALRAELRNNQSCSELNQLRNNGRIPAVLYGLNQQNQNIHVDYSDIQQHIRRHGKSSIVDLTMQDGTTEKVIINEVQKDNLKDRIVHVDFKRVNMNKPMVTTVPIALIGEATGAKQGGVVQFQTRELEIRCLPTERPETIPVYVSELEIGSSITIADLDIPSGVEVQHEMNEVIVSIVPPRLQPVEEEPTDEIQEPEVVGARDSHGLDEAK is encoded by the coding sequence ATGTCTAGCGCATTGAGAGCGGAGCTTCGCAATAACCAGTCTTGTTCAGAGTTAAACCAATTAAGAAATAACGGACGAATACCAGCTGTTCTATATGGATTGAATCAACAAAACCAGAACATTCACGTGGATTACAGCGACATACAGCAACACATTCGTCGACACGGGAAAAGTAGTATTGTTGATTTAACGATGCAGGATGGAACCACGGAGAAAGTAATCATCAATGAGGTCCAAAAGGACAACCTAAAGGACCGAATTGTGCATGTCGATTTCAAACGAGTAAACATGAACAAACCGATGGTTACAACAGTTCCTATCGCTTTAATTGGAGAGGCGACGGGAGCCAAGCAAGGTGGGGTAGTCCAATTCCAGACTAGAGAATTGGAAATTCGCTGCTTGCCGACAGAGCGTCCGGAGACTATCCCTGTGTATGTATCGGAGCTGGAGATTGGCTCTTCAATCACGATAGCAGATCTAGATATACCTTCTGGAGTTGAAGTTCAACACGAGATGAATGAAGTCATTGTATCCATTGTTCCGCCTCGTTTACAGCCGGTGGAAGAAGAACCAACTGACGAAATTCAAGAGCCTGAAGTGGTTGGAGCTCGTGATAGCCACGGATTGGATGAAGCAAAATAA
- the pth gene encoding aminoacyl-tRNA hydrolase codes for MKLIVGLGNPGKQYEKTRHNAGFMAVDECARTLGIDMNQLKFKGMYGVGHVKGEKVILLKPLTYMNLSGESIIQVMQFFKLETDQLVVIYDDLDTAVGQIRVRMKGSAGGHNGIKSIIQHLGTEEFYRIRVGIGRPPAGRKVVDYVLEPFHQEEEGDIQSAVKKASEAANSWLEDSFVQVMNRFN; via the coding sequence TTGAAGCTCATAGTGGGGCTGGGGAATCCAGGCAAGCAATATGAAAAAACAAGACATAATGCTGGTTTTATGGCTGTAGATGAATGCGCTCGAACATTAGGCATAGATATGAATCAGCTTAAATTTAAAGGAATGTATGGTGTTGGTCATGTAAAGGGAGAGAAGGTCATTCTTCTCAAGCCTTTGACTTATATGAATCTATCAGGAGAATCCATTATTCAAGTGATGCAATTCTTTAAGTTAGAAACAGACCAGTTGGTTGTTATCTATGATGATTTGGATACCGCGGTGGGTCAGATCCGAGTAAGGATGAAAGGAAGTGCTGGTGGTCATAACGGAATTAAATCCATCATCCAGCACTTAGGGACAGAAGAATTCTACAGGATTAGAGTGGGGATTGGCCGGCCGCCTGCTGGAAGAAAGGTAGTAGACTATGTGTTGGAGCCTTTCCACCAAGAGGAGGAAGGGGACATTCAATCTGCTGTAAAAAAAGCGTCTGAAGCCGCTAATAGTTGGCTGGAGGACTCGTTTGTTCAAGTTATGAATCGGTTTAACTAA